In the Tessaracoccus lacteus genome, GCGATGGTGCAGGCCCTGAAGGCCATGCCCGACATGAACAACGCGTACGACGTGATCGACGGCAAGCCCAACCTCATCGAGAACCCCGCGATCAACCTCGGCATCGCCATCGACCTGAAGAAGGGCGACACCCGCCAGCTGCTGGTCCCGAACATCAAGGGGTGCGAGCACCTCAGCTTCTCGCAGTTCTGGGCCGCCTACGAGCAGGTCGTCGCCAAGACCCGCGACGGCAGGCTGGAGGTCAGCGACTTCGCAGGCACCACCGCCTCCCTGACGAACCCGGGAGGCATCGGCACCAACCACTCGGTCCCCCGCCTCATGAACGGCCAGGGCATGATCCTGGGCGTCGGCAACATCGACTACCCGGCCGAGTTCCAGGGCATGAGCCCCTCGAAGATGACCGACCTTGCCGTCAGCAAGATCACGACGCTGACCAGCACCTACGACCACCGCGTCATCCAGGGCGCCACGTCCGGCGAGTTCCTGAAGAAGATGCACGGCCTCCTGCTCGGAGAGGACGGCTTCTACGACGCGATCTACGAGTCGCTGCGCATCCCCTACGAGCCGCTGCGCTGGGGCCCGGACATCTCCGCACACCGCGATTCCCAGGTCTCCAAGACGGCCCGCGTGCTCGAACTGGTCAACGCGTACCGGACATTCGGGCACCTCGTCGCCGACGTCGACCCGCTGGAGTACCGGCAGCGCTCGCACGAGGACCTGCGGCTGGAGACGCACGGCCTCAGCCTGTGGGACCTCGACCGCGAGTTCGCCGTCGGCACCTTCGGAGCCCAGGAGCGGGTATACCTCCCGCTGCGCGACATCATCTCGATCCTGCAGGACTCCTACTGCCGCACCATCGCGGTCGAGTACATGCACATCTCGGACCCGCGGCAGCGCAACTGGTTCCAGGAGCGCATGGAGGTGCCGCACGTCCCGCTGACGCACGAGGAGCACATGCACGCCCTCGACAAGCTCAACGAGGCCGAGGTCTTCGAGACCTTCCTGCAGACCAAGTTCGTCGGCCAGAAGCGCTTCTCTCTCGAGGGCGGCGAGTCCCTGATCGTGCTGCTCGACGAGATCGCACAGAAGGCCGCCGACGACTCGATCGACGAGGTCTGCATCGGCATGCCGCACCGCGGCCGCCTGAACGTGCTCGCCAACATCGTCGGCAAGAAGTACTCGCAGATCTTCCGCGAGTTCGACGGCGTCATCGACGTCAGCGGCACTGGCGACGTGAAGTACCACCTAGGCGCGGAGGGCACGTTCGTCGCCAACTCTGGCGCGACCATCAAGGCCTCCGTGGCGGCGAACCCGTCGCACCTCGAGGCCGTCAACCCCGTCCTGCAGGGCATCACGCGCGCCAAGCAGGACGCGCTCGGTTCCGACGAACACCCCGTGCTCGCGATCACGCTGCACGGCGACGCCTCCTTCGCCGGCCAGGGCGTCGTCTACGAGACGATGCAGATGAGCCAGCTGCGGGGCTACAAGACCGGCGGCACGATCCACGTCGTCGTCAACAACCAGGTCGGCTTCACCACCGCGCCGACCGAGTCAAGGTCGTCGACCTACTGCACCGACGTCGCCAAGGCCATCGGCGCCCCGGTGCTGCACGTCAACGGCGACGACCCCGACTCATGTGTGCGGGCCGCCCGACTGGCCTTCGAGTACCGCCAGCGCTTCGGTCGCGACGTCGTCATCGACCTCGTGTGCTACCGCCGCCGCGGCCACAACGAGGGCGACGACCCGAGCTTCACGCAGCCGAACATGTACGACCTGATCGAGCAGAAGCGCTCGACGCGGCGCCTGTACACCGAGTCACTCATCGGTCGTGGCGACATCTCCATGACGGATGCCGAAGACGTGATGAACCGCTTCCGCGACCGCCTGGAGCACGTGTTCCGGGAGGTCAGGCAGGCCGAGGCGAACGGGGAGGACGACGACTACCGTCGCGTTCCCTACTACCCCACCAAGCCGGCCGAGCGGCTGACCGAGATCACCGACGAGATGCTGCAGGCCATCGCCTCGGTGCACACGCAGTTCCCGGACGGGTTCACGGTGCATCCCAAGGTCAAGCCTCAGCTGGAGCGCCGCGCCAAGGCGATCCTGAACGGGCCGATCGACTGGGCAACGGCCGAGATGATCGCGCTGGGGTCGCTGCTGATGGAGGGTCGCCCGGTCCGCATGGCCGGGCAGGACACGCGACGAGGCACGTTCTCGCAGCGCTTCGGCGCCATCGTCGACCGGGTCACCAACGAGTCGTGGGTCCCGCTGAAGCACCTCACGCAGGACCAGGCGAGCTTCGAGATCTGGGACTCCCTGCTCAGCGAGTACGCGGGGCTCGGGTTCGAGTACGGCTACTCCGTCGCCCGACCCGAGGCGCTGGTGCTGTGGGAAGCGCAGTTCGGCGACTTCGTCAACGGCGCGCAGATCATCTCGGACGAGTTCGTCGCGGCCGGCAACGCGAAGTGGACCCAGAAGTCCGGCGTCGTGCTTCTCCTGCCGCACGGCTACGAGGGCCAGGGGCCCGACCACAGCTCCGCGCGCATCGAGCGCTGGCTGCAGCTCTGCGCCGAGGATGCCCTGGCGGTGTGCCAGCCCTCGACCCCGGCCAGCTACTTCCACCTGCTGCGTCAGCACGCCTACGTCAACTACCACCGGCCGGTGATCATCGCCACGCCGAAGTCGATGCTGCGTAACAAGCACGCCATGTCGATGCCGCAGGACTTCACTTCCGGGTCCTGGCAGCCCGCCCTCGACGACCCGACCATCACGGACCCGTCGAGGGTTGAGAGGCTGGTGCTCTGCTCCGGCAAGGTCCGTTGGGACCTTGCCGCGGCGCGCGAGGCGAAGGGGCTCGACGGCACGGTGGCGATCGTGTCGCTGGAGAGGCTGTACCCGCTCCCGACAGACGCGCTCGCCCGGATCCTCGAGCGCTACCGTCACGTCACGGACGTGAGGTATGTGCAGGACGAGCCCGCCAACCAGGGCGCCTGGTCCTTCCTGTCCCAGCACCTCGCCGCGGACCTGAAGCATGTGCTGCCCGACTACCAGCTGACCATGCAGCCGGTGACGCGCCCCGCGTCGTCCGCGCCGTCCGTGGGCTCGCTGAAGGTTCACAAGGTCCAGGAGGAGGCGCTGCTGACCGCGGCGCTAGGCTGACCTCCATGTACTTCACTGATCGCGGGCTCGAAGAGCTCATCGACCGGCGGGGCCAGGAGGAGATCACCTTCGAGTGGCTGGCCGACCAGCTGCGCACCTTCGTCGACCTCAATCCCGACTTCGAGACCCCCGTCGAGAGGCTTGCCTCCTGGCTTGCCCGACTCGACGACGAGGAGGACTGATGAGCGGATACGACGCGATCGTCGACAGGTACCGCGGCGTCACGGGAGAGGCCCCCGAGGGGCTCTGGTACGCGCCGGGCAGGGTCAACCTGATCGGGGAGCACACCGACTACAACGACGGCTTCGTGCTGCCGTTCGCCCTCGAGCGGAAGGCCGTCGTGGCGGCCGGTCGCCGCGTCGACGGCAGGCTGCGGCTGCTCTCGCTCGAGCTCGACGAGGACGTGGACCTCGCGTTGTCAGACCTGGCGCCCGGCCAGGAGGGCTGGTCGGCCTACCTCGCGGGCGTCGTGTGGGCGCTGCGTGAGGCCGGGCACGACGTCGGGGGCGCAACCCTGGTGCTCACGTCCGATGTCCCGCTGGGCGCCGGCCTGTCGAGCTCCGCGGCCATCGAGTGCGCCGTCGTGGCCGCCTACTGCGATCTCTACGGGCTGGACATCGCCCCCATCGACCGGGCGAAGCTGGCCCGCGTCGCCGAGAACGCCTACGTCGGCGCGCCGACCGGGCTCCTCGACCAGGCCGCCAGCACCCTGTGCCAGGCGGAGGCCGGGCTGTTCCTCGACTGCCGCTCCCTCGAGACCGAGGTCGTGCCGCTGCCGATGGCGGAGCAGGGCTACGAGATGCTCGTGCTGGACACGAAGACGCCGCACAGCCACGTCGACGGCGAGTACGGCACCCGCCGCGCGACCTGCGAGGAGGCCGCCCGCCTGCTGGGGGTCCCCGCGCTGCGCGACGTGACGGACCTCGACGCGGCGCTGGCCAGGCTGGACGACGAGACCATGCGCCGCCGCGTGCGCCACGTGGTCACGGAGGATGAGCGGGTTCTCAGGGCCCTCGAGGTGGGCCGCTCCGGCGATCTCGCCGGCCTCGCGCCGCTGCTGACGGCCTCACACGCATCCATGCGCGACGACTACGAGATCACCGTCCCCACCGTCGACCTGGCAGTGGAGACCGCACTGTCGGCCGGGGCGCTCGGCGCCCGGATGACCGGCGGCGGGTTCGGGGGCTGCATCATCGCGCTGACGCACGCCGGTGAGGCCGACGGGATCGGCAGGGCCATCGCGAGGTCGTTCGCCGAGGCCGGCTACGCCACCCCCGAGTGGTTCACCGCTGTTCCCGCCCAGGGCGCCGGCCGCCTGGCGTGAGCGGCCTCAGGCGTTCTGCCTGACCGCCTTGTCGAGCTCGCCCCTGGTCACTGACAGCACCGAGGTGACCAGGGTTGCGAGCGCGAAGGGCGCGAGCAACAGCGAACCGATCAGCTGCGCAGTGTCCCCCGCGGTCATGAAGCTGCCGAGGACGCACACATGCAGCAGCGAGCTCGCGACCACCAGGCCCAGAGCGAAGGTCCCTCCCCTTGACACCCGCCACGCGAGCAGCAGCTGCACGAGGCCGTAGCCGGTCAGCCAGAGCCCGAAGCCCAGTGCAAGCCAGTTCCGGCCGGCCGCCCACGACGCGATCCCGATGCCGATCATCACGAGCCCCGCGAGGACGGTGAGCGCCACGGCGGTGGCGGGAAGGGGACGGCGCAGCACGGGGGTCACCACGCCAGAGTGCCAAACGCATCCGAGTCCTTCAAGCCCCTTGGGGTGCGCTGGTACCGTTGGGTTCATTGACAAGAAAGCCCGCCGGGACCATTGCGCACCAGCCCCGCTAGGGGGTAGCCTGCTTTGGTTTGCGGCCGCTGGTCGTTTCATCCCCCGTACAGCTATCGAAGGAGAACACCTATGGATTGGCGCCACAAGGCCGCCTGCCTCACTGAGGATCCGGAGTTGTTCTTCCCTGTCGGCAACACTGGCCCCGCGCTCGCCCAGATCGAGGAGGCCAAGAAGATCTGCATGCGCTGTGTCGTGCGCGAGCAGTGCCTCGCGTGGGCACTGGAGGCCGGCCAGGACCATGGAGTATGGGGCGGCCTGAGCGAGGACGAGCGACGCGCCATCAAGCGCCGCGCCGCCCGCTCCCGCCTGCGCAACTCCTGACCCCGGCTACTTCTCCGGCACCCGCAGCTCGATCCGGGCGACCGTACCCGGCCCGTCCGTCCGGTTGGTGAGACTCAGCTTCCCGTCCAGGTCCTTGATGAGAGTCGAGATAATCGACAGCCCGAGCGAGCTCTGCCTGCCGAGCTTGAATCCCTCGGGGAGGCCGACCCCCTGATCGCGGATCTCGATCGACAGCCTGCTGCCGACGCGTTCCGGTACCACCTCGACGCGACCCGAGGCGCTGGCGTGGCCGTGCTCGATCGCGTTCTGGCACAGCTCGGTGATCACCATCGACAGGGACGTCGCCATCGCGGCCGGCACCACTCCGAAGGTGCCGATCCGCTCGGCCCGCACCGTCCCGGTCGAGGCCGCCAGGTCGCCGACCATCCGCAGGATCTTGTCGCACACCTCGTCAAAGGCAACCTCCTCGACCAGCGAGTAGCTCAGCGTCTCGTGCACCATCGCGATGGACCGCACCCGTCGCATGGCGTCGCGCAGGGCCTCCTTGCCCTCCTCGGACTCGAGCCTGCGTGATTGCATGCGCAGCAGCGCCGCAACCGTCTGCAGGTTGTTCTTCACCCTGTGGTGGATTTCACGGATGGTCGCGTCCTTGGTGACGAGCATCCGGTCGCGCCTGCGCAGATCCGTCGTGTCGCGACACAGCACGAGCATGCCCTCGCTGGTCCGGTCCCCCCACAGCGGCAGGAGCATGAACCGCATCGACGTGCCGCGCAGCCCGACGACGTCGAACTCGAGGCTCAGCCTGCCGTCGATCTCGGCCCCCACGGTCTGCCCGACCTGCTCGACGCCCTGCCGGAGCACGCGGATCAGGTCGCGGAACTTCTCGCCCTCGATGTCGCCGACCGCCCCGAGGCGGCGGAACCCGGTGACGGCGTTCGGGCTGGCGTACGAGACGGTCCCGTTCGGCTGGACCCGCACGACACCGTCGGCTGCGCGCGGGGCGAGCGCCTTGTCGGAGGGTGGCACCAGCGGGAACTCGCCGCGCATGAGCATCCGGGTGAGGATGTCCGCGATCTGCAGCGAGTTCTCCTCGAACGCGCCGTTGGCGCGCATGCCCATCTGGTTCGTGTGCCGCTCGACCACCGCGATGGGTCGCCCGTGCCGAAGCACCGGCACCGCCCACACGTCGACCGGGATGCCCGCGCTGAGCTGGTTGTCGCCGGTCTCGGCGATCTCGCCGGTCATGAACGCGACCGTCACCTGGTGCTCGACGTCGAACTCGATCCGCTCGCCGACGATGTCCTCCTCGAGCGCCGTCGGGC is a window encoding:
- a CDS encoding WhiB family transcriptional regulator, encoding MDWRHKAACLTEDPELFFPVGNTGPALAQIEEAKKICMRCVVREQCLAWALEAGQDHGVWGGLSEDERRAIKRRAARSRLRNS
- a CDS encoding multifunctional oxoglutarate decarboxylase/oxoglutarate dehydrogenase thiamine pyrophosphate-binding subunit/dihydrolipoyllysine-residue succinyltransferase subunit, translating into MSAPESNDEFGANSWLIDEMREAYQSDPQSVDASWRDFFAAEAGQGSESTQKAAASRPTTAPKPTTAPKPTAAAKATPAAKPAPQAPKPAAAAPAPKAAPEAKPEPTRPSVEPVQKGGEGTPTNPGSGANLSANAPNPALRPEPGDATPRHTVLRGAPMRTAKNMDASLTVPTATSVRAVPMKLVIDQRTLINNFLRTSKGGKVSFTHLIGYAMVQALKAMPDMNNAYDVIDGKPNLIENPAINLGIAIDLKKGDTRQLLVPNIKGCEHLSFSQFWAAYEQVVAKTRDGRLEVSDFAGTTASLTNPGGIGTNHSVPRLMNGQGMILGVGNIDYPAEFQGMSPSKMTDLAVSKITTLTSTYDHRVIQGATSGEFLKKMHGLLLGEDGFYDAIYESLRIPYEPLRWGPDISAHRDSQVSKTARVLELVNAYRTFGHLVADVDPLEYRQRSHEDLRLETHGLSLWDLDREFAVGTFGAQERVYLPLRDIISILQDSYCRTIAVEYMHISDPRQRNWFQERMEVPHVPLTHEEHMHALDKLNEAEVFETFLQTKFVGQKRFSLEGGESLIVLLDEIAQKAADDSIDEVCIGMPHRGRLNVLANIVGKKYSQIFREFDGVIDVSGTGDVKYHLGAEGTFVANSGATIKASVAANPSHLEAVNPVLQGITRAKQDALGSDEHPVLAITLHGDASFAGQGVVYETMQMSQLRGYKTGGTIHVVVNNQVGFTTAPTESRSSTYCTDVAKAIGAPVLHVNGDDPDSCVRAARLAFEYRQRFGRDVVIDLVCYRRRGHNEGDDPSFTQPNMYDLIEQKRSTRRLYTESLIGRGDISMTDAEDVMNRFRDRLEHVFREVRQAEANGEDDDYRRVPYYPTKPAERLTEITDEMLQAIASVHTQFPDGFTVHPKVKPQLERRAKAILNGPIDWATAEMIALGSLLMEGRPVRMAGQDTRRGTFSQRFGAIVDRVTNESWVPLKHLTQDQASFEIWDSLLSEYAGLGFEYGYSVARPEALVLWEAQFGDFVNGAQIISDEFVAAGNAKWTQKSGVVLLLPHGYEGQGPDHSSARIERWLQLCAEDALAVCQPSTPASYFHLLRQHAYVNYHRPVIIATPKSMLRNKHAMSMPQDFTSGSWQPALDDPTITDPSRVERLVLCSGKVRWDLAAAREAKGLDGTVAIVSLERLYPLPTDALARILERYRHVTDVRYVQDEPANQGAWSFLSQHLAADLKHVLPDYQLTMQPVTRPASSAPSVGSLKVHKVQEEALLTAALG
- the galK gene encoding galactokinase → MSGYDAIVDRYRGVTGEAPEGLWYAPGRVNLIGEHTDYNDGFVLPFALERKAVVAAGRRVDGRLRLLSLELDEDVDLALSDLAPGQEGWSAYLAGVVWALREAGHDVGGATLVLTSDVPLGAGLSSSAAIECAVVAAYCDLYGLDIAPIDRAKLARVAENAYVGAPTGLLDQAASTLCQAEAGLFLDCRSLETEVVPLPMAEQGYEMLVLDTKTPHSHVDGEYGTRRATCEEAARLLGVPALRDVTDLDAALARLDDETMRRRVRHVVTEDERVLRALEVGRSGDLAGLAPLLTASHASMRDDYEITVPTVDLAVETALSAGALGARMTGGGFGGCIIALTHAGEADGIGRAIARSFAEAGYATPEWFTAVPAQGAGRLA
- a CDS encoding sensor histidine kinase, with translation MARDVDQMTDDEWLDGFVSQWSLLADLSFSDLVLWKALDEAGEVFECVAQVRPVTGPTALEEDIVGERIEFDVEHQVTVAFMTGEIAETGDNQLSAGIPVDVWAVPVLRHGRPIAVVERHTNQMGMRANGAFEENSLQIADILTRMLMRGEFPLVPPSDKALAPRAADGVVRVQPNGTVSYASPNAVTGFRRLGAVGDIEGEKFRDLIRVLRQGVEQVGQTVGAEIDGRLSLEFDVVGLRGTSMRFMLLPLWGDRTSEGMLVLCRDTTDLRRRDRMLVTKDATIREIHHRVKNNLQTVAALLRMQSRRLESEEGKEALRDAMRRVRSIAMVHETLSYSLVEEVAFDEVCDKILRMVGDLAASTGTVRAERIGTFGVVPAAMATSLSMVITELCQNAIEHGHASASGRVEVVPERVGSRLSIEIRDQGVGLPEGFKLGRQSSLGLSIISTLIKDLDGKLSLTNRTDGPGTVARIELRVPEK
- a CDS encoding DUF6104 family protein produces the protein MYFTDRGLEELIDRRGQEEITFEWLADQLRTFVDLNPDFETPVERLASWLARLDDEED